TTAATGCAGCTATAGCCTAAGCTGGCATATAATAGCCAAACATGCTCGTTGAGGATTTGGTGGAACAAGCGACCTGGTGGATTAGTATTTCGCTGGATATGGAAACCAAAGCCCAAGTACTTATCAGCATACTCACTTAATATATCTGCAGTGTATTGCGCGTATTGCTCATCGTCAGTGATTAAGAACAGGCGGCCAGCTTGGTTAATGTATTGATAGTTCTGCTTGTGACGGTTGTGCTCATATCCACCCGCTTCACCATGACCTGGCACTTCAATCGGATTAGCCATATAAGCCTGAGTGTCGCTAATCATCTTGTCTAAACTTAAGCCCATCAAGCTATCATTGTTAAGCTGCTGGCTAATTTCAGTAATTTCCTGCTGATTTAGTAACACTGCATTTAATTTCGCAAGCATTTGAAACCTCATACATATCAATTTATTGCTATAAAGTAATACAAATAAGTGTTGAATTCAGCTTGATCAAGTAAAACAGTGAACTTACTCACATTATATATTTTTCCTTTTAATGGTTAGCAGACCAAGCTGAGTAGTGGCCTAGGTCTAGCAATTCCCCGCATTTCCTGCCTGAATAATAATCAAAACAAACTAAGCAAAAAATAATTGGATCTTCATCACACATAAAGTGTTTTTGTATTACAATATAATTTAATTGTTTTACACTGAACGGGATTTAAATTTCACACACTTAACTTTTGACCTTCAGAGGCGGCTATGAGTATTGATATCGTTGTTGTACTAGCCTACTTCGTATTTTTAATTGCGATAGGTTGGATGTTTCGTACTTTTACATCTTCCACCAGTGACTACTTTAGAGGCGGCGGTAAAATGCTGTGGTGGATGGTAGGTGCGACAGCATTTATGACTCAATTTTCAGCATGGACCTTTACTGGAGCAGCAGGGAAAGCATTTAGCGACGGTTTTGCCATCGTTATCTTGTTCTTAGCCAACGCGTTTGGCTACTTTATGAATTACATTTATTTCGCTCCGAAGTTTCGACAACTTCGCGTAGTTACCGCAATCGAAGCGATTAAAAAACGTTTCGGCCGTACCTCTGAGCAATTTTTTACTTGGCTAGGCATGCCCGACAGTTTGATTTCTGCCGGTGTATGGTTAAACGGTTTGGCAATTTTTGTTGCCGCTGTTTTCAACATTCCTATGGAAACCACCATTATTTTCACCGGTGTAGTATTGGTGATAATGGCCGTAACCGGTGGTTCTTGGGCGGTTGTTGCGTCTGATTTCATGCAAATGCTAGTGATTATGGCGGTAACCATTACCTGTGCCATTGCCGCTTACTTCCATGGCGGAGGCTTAACTAACATTATTGGTAACTTCCATGGCGACTTTGTGATGGGCAGTAACCTTAACTATGTAAGCATTTTCTTATTGTGGATTGTATTCATCTTTGTGAAGCAATTCGGGGTAATGAACAACAGCATTAACGCATACCGTTACCTTTGCGCAAAAGACAGTGACAATGCACGAAAAGCGGCTGGTTTAGCCTGTGTATTGATGATTGTTGGTCCGCTTATTTGGTTCTTACCACCTTGGTATGTAAATGCCTTTATGCCTGATTTTGCGGAAGCTTATAGCACCGTAGGTGGCAGCGATGCAGCCTACTTAGCCTTTGTTCAAAACGTAATGCCAGCAGGTATGGTGGGTTTGTTAATGTCGGCAATGTTTGCCGCTACGATGAGTTCTATGGACTCTGGCCTTAACCGCAACGCCGGTATCTTTATTCGCAACTTCTACTCGCCAATTGT
The Agarivorans aestuarii DNA segment above includes these coding regions:
- a CDS encoding sodium:solute symporter family transporter; translation: MSIDIVVVLAYFVFLIAIGWMFRTFTSSTSDYFRGGGKMLWWMVGATAFMTQFSAWTFTGAAGKAFSDGFAIVILFLANAFGYFMNYIYFAPKFRQLRVVTAIEAIKKRFGRTSEQFFTWLGMPDSLISAGVWLNGLAIFVAAVFNIPMETTIIFTGVVLVIMAVTGGSWAVVASDFMQMLVIMAVTITCAIAAYFHGGGLTNIIGNFHGDFVMGSNLNYVSIFLLWIVFIFVKQFGVMNNSINAYRYLCAKDSDNARKAAGLACVLMIVGPLIWFLPPWYVNAFMPDFAEAYSTVGGSDAAYLAFVQNVMPAGMVGLLMSAMFAATMSSMDSGLNRNAGIFIRNFYSPIVRKEAASEKELIVASKAATIFMGLVIISIGLFINSLRHLSLFDIVLNIGALIGFPMLIPVLLGMWIRNTPDWAGWGTLVVGGVVSYVFGIALTSNDIQNWFGLEQALTGREWADLKVGLSLAAHVIFTGGFFIGSTLFFKGRTPEREAEVAELFRDWNTPVHANTEEQHNLDTKQRSMLGNLISVAGFGIITMALIPNDISGRALFVLCGTIVLVAGILLVQAARKPNKSLQTEAITE